From the Takifugu flavidus isolate HTHZ2018 chromosome 12, ASM371156v2, whole genome shotgun sequence genome, one window contains:
- the smtla gene encoding somatolactin alpha, whose product MTALQEVLLAVSLWPVLFTISNPINCGDEQSSLSNCLSISQEKLLDRVIQHTELIFRVSEESCTLFEEMFIPLPLQLQTNQAGNACMTKALHIPSSKSEIQQITDKWLLHSVLMLVQSWIKPLVYLQTTMAQYDFASEALLNKTKWMLEKLISLEQGVVVLIKKMLNEGAMVTTVTEQDLFPTDLQPDILASIMNDYNLLSCFKKDTHKMEILLKLLKCRQNEIYNCA is encoded by the exons ATGACAG CCCTGCAAGAAGTTCTGTTGGCCGTGTCACTTTGGCCCGTCCTCTTTACTATAAGCAACCCGATAAACTGTGGAGATGAGCAGAGTTCCCTGTCCAACTGTCTGTCCATCTCCCAAGAAAAACTTCTGGACCGAGTCATACAGCACACTGAGCTCATCTTCCGTGTTTCTGAGGAATCCTGTACTTTGTTT GAGGAGATGTTTATCCCACTCCCACTGCAGCTTCAGACAAACCAAGCAGGGAATGCATGCATGACCAAAGCCTTACACATCCCTAGCTCCAAAAGTGAAATCCAACAGATAACT GATAAATGGTTGCTCCACTCTGTTCTGATGCTGGTCCAGTCATGGATCAAACCCTTGGTCTACCTGCAGACCACCATGGCCCAATACGATTTTGCTTCTGAAGCACTGCTCAACAAGACCAAGTGGATGTTAGAGAAGCTAATCAGCCTAGAGCAAGGAGTGGTGGTCCTCATCAAGAAG ATGTTAAACGAAGGAGCGATGGTTACAACAGTCACAGAACAAGACCTGTTCCCTACCGACCTGCAGCCCGACATACTGGCATCCATCATGAACGACTACAACTTACTGAGCTGCTTCAAAAAAGACACCCACAAAATGGAAATTTTGCTTAAGCTTCTGAAATGTCGACAGAATGAAATATACAACTGTGCATGA